A region of the Pseudomonas asiatica genome:
TGCGGTGTACTTCCTCTTAAACCAGTACGCCGGACTGGCGCAAGGCAGTACGGACTTTTTCGTGGCAGCCTTCGCTCAGCCAGGTCAGCGGCAGGCGAATGCCTTTGTGCATCAGGCCCATTTCGACGAGTGCCCATTTCACCGGGATCGGGTTGGACTCGCAGAACAGGTCTTTGTGCAGCGGCATGAGTTTTTCGTTGATTGCGCGGGCCTTCTCGGCATTGCCCTCAAGGGCGGCCTCGCACAGGTCGGCCATTTCGCGCGGGGCGACGTTGGCAGTGACGGAAATGTTGCCCTTGCCGCCCATCAGGATCAGCTCGACGGCGGTCGGGTCGTCGCCGGACATGACGATGAAGTCTTTGTCGACGCCATCGAGGATGGCCTTGGCGCGTACCAGGTCGCCGGTGGCTTCCTTGATACCGATGATGTTCTTGACCTTCGACAGGCGGATCACGGTATCGGCCTGCATGTCGCAGGAGGTGCGGCCGGGTACGTTGTAGAGGATCTGCGGGATGTCGACGGCTTCGGCGATGTGCTTGAAGTGCTGGTACAGGCCTTCTTGCGTCGGCTTGTTGTAGTACGGCACTACCAGCAGGCAGGCGTCGGCGCCGGCGCTCTTGGCGTTCTGGGTCAGGTGCACGGCTTCGGCAGTGGAGTTGGCACCGGTACCGGCGATGACCGGGATGCGGCGGGTGCTGCGCTTGACGCGCTCGACCACGTGCTTGATGACCAGGATGTGTTCTTCGACATCCAGCGTGGCGGACTCACCGGTGGTGCCGACAGCGACGATCGCATGGGTGCCGTTTTCCAGGTGGAAGTCTACAAGTTTGTCGAGGCTTTCCCAGTCGAGACGCCCTTGTGCATCCATGGGAGTGACCAATGCCACCATACTG
Encoded here:
- the dapA gene encoding 4-hydroxy-tetrahydrodipicolinate synthase → MIAGSMVALVTPMDAQGRLDWESLDKLVDFHLENGTHAIVAVGTTGESATLDVEEHILVIKHVVERVKRSTRRIPVIAGTGANSTAEAVHLTQNAKSAGADACLLVVPYYNKPTQEGLYQHFKHIAEAVDIPQILYNVPGRTSCDMQADTVIRLSKVKNIIGIKEATGDLVRAKAILDGVDKDFIVMSGDDPTAVELILMGGKGNISVTANVAPREMADLCEAALEGNAEKARAINEKLMPLHKDLFCESNPIPVKWALVEMGLMHKGIRLPLTWLSEGCHEKVRTALRQSGVLV